DNA sequence from the Streptomyces sp. MST-110588 genome:
TCACCAGCCCCCGGCAGAAGTCGGAGGAGATCACCTCGGTGGGCCGGAAATGGCGCGCGGCGAAGGTGGACTTGCCGGAGCCGGTCGCCCCGATCAGCACCACGAGGCACAGATCCGGAACACCGACCCTCCGAATGCCCTGCGTCCCTTCGGCCTCACCCTGCGACGGGCCGCCGGCCCCGGAACCGGCCAGGCTACTCATACCAAGCCCCCCTTCTCCTTCTTCTCCTGGCTGTCGTCTCCGTACCCGTGCCCGTGCCCGTCTCTGTCGCCATCGCCATCGCCACCGCCACCGCCCAGCCGGAACACGGCGAGCTGGGTCGGCGGCCCGACCTCGGGGTCCTCATCCCCTACCGGCCGGAACTCCACGACGTACCCGTGCCGCCCGGCCACCCCACGAGCCCACTCCCCGAACTCCTGCCGCGTCCACTCGAAGCGGTGGTCGTGGTGGCGTACGTGCCCGGCGGGCAGCGACTCCCAGCGCACGTTGTACTCCGCGTTCGGCGTCGTCACCACAACGGTGCGCGGCCGGGCCGCGCCGAACACCGCGTACTCCAGTGCCGCCAGCCGCGGCGGATCGACGTGCTCGACGACCTCGCTCAGCACCGCCGCGTCATACCCCTTGAGCCGGCTGTCGACGTAGGCCAACGATCCCTGGAGCAGTCGCACCCGCCGCGCCTGCCGCTCCGGCATCCGGTCCAGCCGCAGCCTGCGGCCCGCCGCATGCAGCGCCCGCATCGAGACGTCCATGCCCACGATGTCGGTGAACTGCCGGTCCGCGAGCAACTCGGACAGCAACTGACCCTGACCGCAGCCCAGGTCCAGCACCCGCGCCGCCCTGGCCGCGCGCAGCTCCGCCATGATTGCCGCGCGCCGGCGTACGGCCAGCGGCACCGGGCGCTCCTCGGTGTCGGCCGCCTCGTCCACGGCGTTGTCGATCTCCTCCACGGCCGTGTCATCCACCTCGGCGAGCCGCGCCAGCTCCGACCGTCCCAACTCCGGCTGCTCGCCCTCTAGTTGTCCTGTTTCCAGCCGCTCCAACGCGTCGCGCGTCAGCTCCCGGCGCCGTGCGAGATAACGGCCGACGATCAGCTCCTGCTCGGGGTGGCCCTCCAACCAGCCCTCGCCCGCACGCAGCAGCTTGTCGACCTCGTCGGCCGTGACCCAGTAGTGCTTGGCGTCATCCAGCACCGGCAGCAGCACGTACAGATGCCGCAGCGCCTCGGAAAGCCGCATCTCGCCGTCCAGCCCGAGCCGTACGTATGGCGAGTCACCCCATTCAGGGAACGTCTCGTCCAGCGCCACCGCCTCGGCCCA
Encoded proteins:
- a CDS encoding 3' terminal RNA ribose 2'-O-methyltransferase Hen1 — translated: MFLTIGTSGGVGRPATDLGFLLHKHPGKVQAFSTAQGTAHVFYPEADEDRCTAALLLEVDPVALVRRGRGKGRGGSPDAALGQYVNDRPYAASSLLAVALGGVFGSAMRGQCRARPELPGLALPLRVEVPALPARGGAELVRRLFEPLGWAVWAEAVALDETFPEWGDSPYVRLGLDGEMRLSEALRHLYVLLPVLDDAKHYWVTADEVDKLLRAGEGWLEGHPEQELIVGRYLARRRELTRDALERLETGQLEGEQPELGRSELARLAEVDDTAVEEIDNAVDEAADTEERPVPLAVRRRAAIMAELRAARAARVLDLGCGQGQLLSELLADRQFTDIVGMDVSMRALHAAGRRLRLDRMPERQARRVRLLQGSLAYVDSRLKGYDAAVLSEVVEHVDPPRLAALEYAVFGAARPRTVVVTTPNAEYNVRWESLPAGHVRHHDHRFEWTRQEFGEWARGVAGRHGYVVEFRPVGDEDPEVGPPTQLAVFRLGGGGGDGDGDRDGHGHGYGDDSQEKKEKGGLV